From the Misgurnus anguillicaudatus chromosome 17, ASM2758022v2, whole genome shotgun sequence genome, one window contains:
- the spc25 gene encoding kinetochore protein Spc25 yields the protein MASIRDYNVVEQFNSRLEEIRTKLLDQAMGEVLNDTAAELCQQHRHYMKSVMETCFKKCKEDERMFDTIHAYKEDLKEKSAVLKEKKAEQLEVVSEIEDKVHHKELLIQRIEKLKKDQAKNKDLIQSQNKANKDRLKKLNICKEVFQKHLSLEIRKIQGEKLQFVFRNISREDPDMVHAFLLQLDAEGVYHIISCDPPLEKMAHLELRLQETNNFSAFLANVRREFVALCNSGKK from the exons ATGGCGTCTATCAGAGATTATAATGTGGTGGAGCAGTTTAACAGCAGACTGGAGGAGATCAGAACCAAACTTTTGGATCAGGCTATGGGTGAAGTGCTGAATGACACCGCCGCAGAGCTCTGTCAACAACACCGACACTATATGAAATCTGTCATGG AAACTTGTTTTAAGAAATGCAAGGAGGATGAAAGAATGTTTGACACCATACATGCATACAAAGAGG ATTTAAAGGAGAAAAGTGCTGTATTGAAAGAGAAGAAGGCAGAACAACTTGAGGTTGTGTCTGAGATCGAAGACAAGGTTCATCACAAAGAACTCTTAATTCAGAGGATTGAGAAACTCAAGAAGGATCAGGCCAAAAACAAAGACT TGATTCAGTCACAAAACAAAGCCAACAAGGACAGATTGAAGAAGCTGAACATATGTAAGGAAGTCTTTCAGAAACATCTGAGTCTCGAGATCAGAAAAATTCAAG gtgAGAAGCTTCAGTTTGTCTTCAGGAACATCAGTCGTGAAGATCCAGACATGGTCCATGCATTCCTCCTACAGCTCGACGCAGAGGGCGTATACCACA TTATCTCCTGTGACCCTCCACTGGAGAAAATGGCACATCTTGAGCTCAGACTGCAGGAGACAAACAATTTCTCTGCTTTCCTCGCAAATGTCAGAAGAGAGTTTGTGGCACTTTGCAACAGTGGAAAGAAGTGA